The genomic DNA CGGTAATTCGATCTTCCACGTCTCAGGCTCGCAAAGAAGATCGCGCCAGGTTCCGTCCGCAATGGCAAAGCGGACCAAAGGCCATTTCCGAGATGTGGTGACACCTTGCATCATTTGTCGCACGTCCATGGGAGCACTATCACCGGCATTTGACTGCACGGTGCCGCCAGGCGATTGCAGAAATGCGGcttcgttgttgttgtagcTGTCGAATTGGCGTTCGTCCATGAAACCAATGACCCGGCCCAGCGAGCCATTCACCAGCGTCTCGTCGATGTTCTTGATAAGCATAACCTGAGCGCCCTTCTTCAGTGTGATGGCCTCTGGCGCGAGGCAGTTCGCAAGGAGTCTATCGCGTTGAGTCTTGTCTTGTATCGAACCGCCATCCCGCGCAGGAAACTGGAACAAATCCCCTTGCAACTGTGCAAGACGTTGATTGTTGGCTTTATCGACTTCCTGACGAGTAGGAAATAGCTCAGTCGCTTCAAGTGTGTCTTCGTAATTCAGAGGTCTAGAGAGCCTCTTGAAGGCCTCGATAGATGACTGTGTTAGCCGACCCTCACGCATCTCATTGAGCATCCCGGCGAAGACTGTGAATATGTTAGCAAATTACGAGAACCACTTTGAGATCAACCAACCTGGATCTTTCTGACGGAAGACATGATGCAGTCCGATGGTGTGCTCAATGGTTGTTGGCCACGTTGACGCATCAAATGCGAACTTAGCAACTCTACCACCTTCCGGCACTGGCGGCAACTGGAAGAAGTCGCCAGTGATCACTAATTGAATGCCACCGAATGGTCGTGCATTATTGCGGATTTGGCGTGCAATCGACTCAAGTTTGTCGAAAAGCTCGCCATCCACCATCGACACTTCGTCCAGAACTAGAACCTTCGTTCTCATCCACCGGTGCTTCGCTTTCTGAttcttcttgatcttgcgtACCAACTCAGGCACCTCTTCCTTTCCTAGCCCAATGCCAGCAAAGCTGTGGAGCGTGACACCACCAACGTTGCAGGCAGCAAGACCAGTCGAGGCCGTAACAGCGATGCGATCTGGCTCGCGTTGATACTTCCTTCGAAGTGAGGCAATGATTTCTCGCATCAGGACAGATTTTCCCGTACCTGCAGAACCGGTGAAAAACACGCTCTTCTTTTTCTCGATAACGAGCTCGAGGACGTGCTGCTGTTCGTCACTGAGGAACACCTTTGCAGGACGCTTCTGCTTAGTGGTCGCGGCTTTGACTGACTCCTCAGTGCCTTCAATCACCTTGCCTGATGTCTTCCGTGTCTCTTCGCGTTTCTTCTTTTGTTGCTCTTTCACCGCGCTGGCAGTCGTATTCCAGGGGTACGCAGATTTGTCCTTTCTATCTTTGCTCGGTGCAGGCGTTGCAGTAACAGGTCGTGATCGATGCGAATTCCCGCTCACGGTGTGAGTTGGCTCTGCCTCTTGCGATTTCCCCTCGAGCCATGGCAGAGTCCTGCGCTTGGCGGGTTTAGGCTGTGGTGAGGTGGCAGGTTGTCTGCTCGCATCGGTGCCGGTGAATCCATCGAAAGCGAATGACTGAAGTGATTTCTGCGGGCGTCCAGTAGGCTGAAAGTGCTCAAGCGGCGATGAAGACCAAGGCAAAGGTGCACTACTGTTCGGTGCCTGGTCTGTCCTCGCGTTGTACTTTGAGCCCGAGTCAAAGTTCGTGAATTCAAAATcctctcttccagctgctgcatcgaTCGTGGCCGGCTTTGTGGAAGTGGTGTGGAAGCTACGTTGTCCCGTTGTCTTGGGCAGATGTGCTGAGAGATCTGGATAGCTCACGATGTTTGTGGTCGTTTTCCTTGCTACCGGCTCTTCCACATCCAGATCTATATCATCATCGAACTCGTTCTCGTCAAACAGAGCTTGAGGAATGACCGTCTTTCCTGGCTGGCCCCCAATCACGACCGGCTGATACCGTGAACCCGCGTCTTCGTCAAAGGTGCCATCGAACGACTTCGCAAGGCCGCTCGATGTGCGCTTGATTCCAGCCCTGGACGGGGAGCGAGAGCCTCGCAGACCATTGAGACTCGACGCTGAGCTGGGTTTCAGAGGATTCTTGTAGCCTGGGTTCGTTGATTGCTTTTGGCTGGAGGACTGCGAGGAGAAGCTCGCCTGCGAGATCTGTGCCAGCCCGGTCTTCCTCTCGTACTCGTTGTGAGCCTTGCGCAACATGTTGTTATTCTCCCGCCGCGTCGGGAATGTGTTGAGTGGGCGGGAGTGGGCAGACGAGGTGCTCGCGAAAGGGACGTGCGCGCGGCGGGcgcgtggtggtgttgggggAATGGCAAGGGCGGCGGCAGGAAGTCGCGTCCTCCCTCCTGCGACGCGTCCGGTGATCATCCAGTGGAGGACGAAGGCGGTGGTCGCGCAAAGTAACACACCGAGAAAGTTGTCGGCCGGCGATGCGTCAAACATTGATGGCTCTACGAAGGCATCACTATCCCGCAACGCGAAGGGAGCGCGTTGATCCGTGTGGACCAGGGTCGCGCTCTGCAGCTTTCCCACCATCAAACTCTAAATATCCCACAAACAAGCCTCTATCGTCGGTCGGATGACTTGTCAGTGCAAACCATGCTTACCTTGGGAACTCACTCGAGGCATGTTGACACTCCGTCACAGCTCAATCTAGCGCTACCCTCCTCGCAAGTCTCAGCGCGAAAGCAGTGGCCAAAGACGCCTTTACGTTCCTTAGCGAAACTTGGATGCTCCCATTCTTCACCAACTTCTAACAAGTGTATTCGAAGTCAGAGAGACGCGATGCGGTCCGAGAGCTGCACAATATTTCATTCAGCGGGTGGCTCAATGTGAATAGAGCATTGTGGAGTCTGCTGGGACGTGCAATTGGGATCAAAACATATGATCTGCCCACCTCGCCAAGCGCGATGGTCACAGTCTAATGCGTCTTCGTCTATTCTCAACAAGATCTTGTATAGCTGTGACAGTCACACAGAGATCGGCCGGTGAAGTAGATCTGTGTACCGTAGGACGACGACCCTACTAGGGACGTGACCAAGGCGGCCGTAGGAAAGATTTCGTACTGAACCATCAATATTGGGCCAGCAGGATTCCTTGCTCTCGAGCGGTCTGTCGGTGAGGAACAGTCAAGCGTGATCAGGTGCTACTTTGTCCGCGGTACAACGGCAGTGCAATGGTCGTACGACAGCCTGCAAAGAAACATCAAAAGCATCGAACAGAGCCCCCACGGTCCCGATATTGTGGCCGTGGTCGGTGGATTTTCACGGAGCCCGCTATATCTGACGATCCGGCGAGACTCCAGCGCATGTGATTCGCCGGATGGAGATTTAAGCATGCCCTGCCGCCGCCCATCAATgcagcgccagcgccagtGCCAGGGTCGGGCGTTTTCTGAAGAGGGACGGCAACCGCTGCGGCGTAGTTAACTTAGGCTTGGAAAGGAATTTCGAAATGGACCCCATCGGTCAACGAGGGGCAGAGTGGCAGCGAAAAGTgcaaaagcagcagcagcagcagcagcagcagcagcagggaaCACAGGCTGTGCAGAGTGCGGGCTGACGCAGGAGAGCGAGTGCGAGATAGATAGCATTGTGCCAGCGAAGTGTGATTTGACATTCTGTATTTGACGACCCGACTTCTAGACCGAgcccatctgctgctgcttggcctGTCCCACTGCGACGTGCATGCTGCCGACAGATTGACGCCGCAAGAGCTAGTGTCGGTTGACGGCGACTGCGTAAAGAACAAGACCGCGAAACCTCGCCAACACCAACGACACGTTCGGCCTTGCCCCCTCCGCCCACCGGCCGTCCACTCTCTTTCCTCGCCTACTTgatctgctcctgctgctgccgctctgCGCTGCTCCTTCTTTGCTCTGCGCTTTCCCGCAGCTCCTCCAGCGCGAGAGCATCCAGCACTTCCCCGACAGCACAAGCACGCCCGCCCACAGCTGCACCCATGGCTCGCCATCCGACCTTGAGCCAGACCTACGCTGAGCGCTCCGAAGACCCCAATCTCACGCCGCTCGCCACGTACCTCCTCCGTCTCATCCACATCAAGCGTACCAACCTGTGCGTGTCCGCCGATGTCACCACGACCAATGAGCTGCTACGCATCGCCGAGGAGGTGGGCGACCACATCTGCATCCTCAAGACACACGCCGACATCATCAGCGACTTTGGTGAAAAGACGATTCGAGGCTTGAACGAGATCTCCAGACGGAAGAAGTTCCTAGTGTTTGAAGACCGAAAGTTCATGGACATTGGCAACACCGTGCAGCTGCAGTACACCAGTGGCCCGCTAAGCATTGTGCGGTGGGCTCCCATAGTGAACGCGACCATCCATTCGGGTGCGGCCATTATACCTGCTCTGGCGGAGGCAGCACAAAAGGCTATCAACTCGCACAACACCTCCGTCTCCACGGACATTCGAGCCTCGCCTAAAGTGCCCCCGGTCAATGACTTtgaggacagcgacgacgaggaagacgacaaTTGGCAAAACATCAATGGCGCGCACTCTGCGGACGAATACGAGGAAGACACAACAGATAGGATGAGGAAGCAGTCCGTCGTATCAGTCAGTACCACCATCAGCATGAAATCTGAAGCAATTAGTCCGCAGCCCCACATGCGGCCTTCGATCTCACGCGTGGAGTCAGGCGATGGGCAGGACGAAGGAGATGACCCCGAAGCTCTGGCTCAACTTGCACCACCTCCATTCCTACGCTCCCTGCTCCTGCTGGCCCAGATGAGCAGTGCCAACAACTACTTTACGCCCGAATACACAGCCGACTGCGTCAAACATGCGAGAGAGAACCGGGACTTCGTCATGGGGTTCATCGCACAGCAATCACTTAACCAAGCTCCCGACGACAATTTCATCACCATGACTCCGGGCGTGCAGCTACAGGCAGGAGGCGATGGCAAAGGCCAGCAATACAACACTCCGGACAAAGTCATTGGCCAAGGAGGCACAGATGTGATCATCGTCGGACGCGGCATCATCGGTGCTCCGCCGGGAGAACGCGCCAGGGTTGCACTGGAATATAGATCCCAAGGCTGGGAAGCGTACAAGCAACGCGTGAGATCGTTGCGAGCTCAACGGCAATGATCACATCACGCATTTGTGGCAAATGTCTTGCGTTGACGTGGTTTACTTCGGCTTACAGATGCAGTCTGTAGCAGCATAGCGCAGGTGTTGGTCTGATCGGGCTCTGCCGTGCGAGAGCACGCGATGTGAGCCTTTTGCTTGATTGCAATGGCAGTTCTGACGGACGCTTGTACGTTGAAAGAACATGGGAGGTTTGTTGGCATGTTATATGAGATGGAACTGCCGAAGATCATGATGATGTTATGTCCGGCCACACGACAGATATGGATACGAAACAATACGAAAAACATCATGAGTATATCACAATCAAAATCGGTTCTATGCATCCTCCACCTCTTTTCGTTATTTTCGCAGCTGAAGATTTAGCCATTAACCACTTGTCAGCGTTGCGTCTCAACGTATGCAGAGTGGAAGACAGTCTTCCATAACAATATGCTTTTCACAGATATGCCTTTGTCCCATGACTACATGAACAGGACGACAATCCGTTCTCTATTTCGCCAACTACTCGTATCACTTGGCGAAGTTGGTAGATTTAGGTCGAAATGTGAGGGGCAGAAGTCATCCAATTGACCAGGTCAGCTGAGAAGAAGACATCATTGCAGCACTTCAACTCTCATGCAACCTTCAATCGCTGAAGTAGACGTCTCCGCTTTTGATAAGTCTATTGTCAACGCTTCCTCTACTTCAGTATTGTGTTTTCAAGTATAAATTTTCATCACAGCTGCAATTCACACTTATAACGCTGCGGACTGTCTACATTTTCGTTGGGTACTGGTTCTCATGTGATATTCGTCATGTTGTGGCTGTTTTGGCCACAAATTCTCTCGTTTCAGCCATCTCTCGCGCGGAGAGAGGTGCTGCTCCATAGTAGGCAATAGCAGCCATTCCGAGGAAAGCTGCGATGCAGCTGAAGACAAGAGCAACGATTCCGCGAGCCGTGAAGCCTGATGGCAGTGGCGCAATGCTCAAATTCTGACCGGTCAAATCCAGTGCGTCTTTCGTGTTGCCAGCAGCGTTGCCCACTACTGGGGTTGGTGTGGCTGCCGCGGAGCAGGCGTCGAGGTGATTTTGAGGTATTTTCAAGGTCTCttgaagagaaagaggcgCCTCAATCATCGTCGCTACTAACCCACTGGCAAGGTGCCACTCTGCTAAATATCAGCTTTCTGCTCGCTGCGAGCCCTTCCGCACAAGAGCTTACCTAGATGGCAATGAAACAGCCAGATTCCAGGGTTGTCTGCTCTAAACCTAATGACGAAGTTTCCTTGCGGCCGAACCCAAAATGTATCCCTTCTCATGGGTCGAAGTGGGTACTCGCTGTGATTTGAGGGGTCGAAAAAGCCGTAGTCGTCGGGGCTGCGCCACAAAATTTGAAAATTGTGCCCATGTAAATGGAATGGGTGCTTGCCTGGATCGTCGTTATTCAGGATTATCTCTATTACATCGTTCTTGTTGAGTACGTAAGAATTCGTGTCCCGCCCGTATACTGTGGCGTTGTTCGCAAATTCACCAGTAGTCAATGCAGAATATAGTGTGGGAACCTTTGGACGCACGTAGGTGATGCCGTTGAAGAAGGCATAGTTCGCTCCATCGCCCAGGTTGTTCATGGAAAGATCGAGGTTGAAGGAGTAGTCGACCTTGTCAAGAAGCTCCATCTGGTCCTGCGGTACCAGGTCGAAATCGTCGAACTGAGCATCCCAGCTGTCTAACAAAGCAGGTGCCGGCTTCGGTTGAGACTCATCGTACACGAGCCAGCTGGTGACATTCGTTGGTAGGCCTGGTGGGATGGCATCGAAAAGATCTGTGTCCATTGAGGCGACAATCGCGAAATTCCCAGCGCTAGCATCATTTTTGGTCGTCACTAGGA from Cercospora beticola chromosome 3, complete sequence includes the following:
- a CDS encoding uncharacterized protein (CAZy:AA1); translated protein: MASRKLFATVLLLATYVAAETRTFDWNITWVTRNPDGMHSRPVIGINNEWPLPTVNITKGDRVIVNMNNQLGNQSTSIHFHGLFQNGTNEMDGPVGVTQCDVPPGSSFVYNFTIQQPGTYWYHSHSRGQYPDGMRGQFVVHDPESPYLGQYDTEVALSISDWYHDQMPGLLDWFISVENPTGAEPVPKSALMNDTQNLTIPVEPNKTYFFRLVNVGAFASQYFWIEGHTMRIVEVDGVYTEPADAEMIYITAAQRYGFLVTTKNDASAGNFAIVASMDTDLFDAIPPGLPTNVTSWLVYDESQPKPAPALLDSWDAQFDDFDLVPQDQMELLDKVDYSFNLDLSMNNLGDGANYAFFNGITYVRPKVPTLYSALTTGEFANNATVYGRDTNSYVLNKNDVIEIILNNDDPGKHPFHLHGHNFQILWRSPDDYGFFDPSNHSEYPLRPMRRDTFWVRPQGNFVIRFRADNPGIWLFHCHLEWHLASGLVATMIEAPLSLQETLKIPQNHLDACSAAATPTPVVGNAAGNTKDALDLTGQNLSIAPLPSGFTARGIVALVFSCIAAFLGMAAIAYYGAAPLSAREMAETREFVAKTATT
- a CDS encoding uncharacterized protein (BUSCO:EOG09263Q7N), with amino-acid sequence MARHPTLSQTYAERSEDPNLTPLATYLLRLIHIKRTNLCVSADVTTTNELLRIAEEVGDHICILKTHADIISDFGEKTIRGLNEISRRKKFLVFEDRKFMDIGNTVQLQYTSGPLSIVRWAPIVNATIHSGAAIIPALAEAAQKAINSHNTSVSTDIRASPKVPPVNDFEDSDDEEDDNWQNINGAHSADEYEEDTTDRMRKQSVVSVSTTISMKSEAISPQPHMRPSISRVESGDGQDEGDDPEALAQLAPPPFLRSLLLLAQMSSANNYFTPEYTADCVKHARENRDFVMGFIAQQSLNQAPDDNFITMTPGVQLQAGGDGKGQQYNTPDKVIGQGGTDVIIVGRGIIGAPPGERARVALEYRSQGWEAYKQRVRSLRAQRQ